The following are from one region of the Baumannia cicadellinicola str. Hc (Homalodisca coagulata) genome:
- the folP gene encoding dihydropteroate synthase: MDQEKSTKIISNERKLDLSVTQVMGILNVTYDSFSDGGKYHTLSAAIDHAAIMVDAGAKIIDVGGESTRPGANIIDANEEVERVVPVITALVKRFDALISVDTSKALVIRESAAVGVHLINDVRSLSEPGAIEAAAITNLPICIMHMQGEPLTMQQEPFYRDILTEIKAFFSEKINRCEAHGIKKNRLIIDPGFGFGKNVEHNYSLLARLTDLHCFGMPILVGMSRKSMIGHLMNNLPPQLRVLGSVACAVIAAMQGVKIIRVHDVKQTIEALRVVNATLSAKKKFFI; encoded by the coding sequence ATGGATCAAGAGAAATCTACTAAAATAATAAGTAATGAACGTAAGTTAGATTTATCTGTTACCCAAGTTATGGGTATTTTAAATGTTACTTATGACTCTTTTTCTGATGGTGGTAAATATCATACTCTTTCAGCAGCTATTGATCATGCTGCTATTATGGTTGATGCAGGTGCTAAAATTATTGATGTTGGTGGAGAATCTACTCGTCCTGGGGCTAATATTATTGATGCTAATGAAGAAGTAGAACGGGTAGTACCAGTTATTACTGCGTTAGTAAAACGTTTCGATGCCTTAATATCAGTCGATACTTCTAAGGCACTTGTTATACGTGAAAGTGCAGCAGTTGGGGTACATTTAATCAATGATGTACGCTCACTTAGTGAACCTGGAGCAATAGAAGCAGCAGCTATTACTAATTTACCAATATGCATAATGCATATGCAGGGAGAACCACTAACAATGCAGCAAGAACCCTTTTACCGTGATATTTTAACGGAAATAAAAGCTTTTTTTTCAGAAAAAATTAATCGCTGTGAAGCACATGGTATTAAAAAGAATAGACTAATTATTGATCCAGGTTTTGGTTTTGGAAAAAATGTAGAACATAATTATAGCTTACTCGCTAGACTAACAGATTTACATTGTTTTGGTATGCCTATACTCGTAGGTATGTCACGTAAATCAATGATAGGACATCTTATGAATAACCTACCTCCTCAACTACGAGTATTAGGCAGTGTAGCCTGTGCAGTAATCGCTGCTATGCAAGGTGTGAAAATTATTCGTGTTCACGATGTTAAGCAAACTATTGAAGCACTACGTGTAGTAAATGCTACACTATCCGCCAAGAAAAAGTTTTTTATATGA
- the ftsH gene encoding ATP-dependent zinc metalloprotease FtsH: protein MAKNLILWLVIAIVLMSLFQNFGTSELNRRKVDYSTFISELNQDQVKEVHINGREITVIKKDSHQYITIIPVNDPKLLDILLTKNVKIVGEPPEEPSLLTSIFISWFPMLLLIGVWVFFMRQIQGGGKGAISFGKSKARMLAEDQVKTTFDDVAGCDEAKEEVSELIDYLREPSRFQKLGGKIPKGILMVGPPGTGKTLLAKAIAGEAKVPFFTISGSDFVEMFVGVGASRVRDMFDQAKKTSPCIIFIDEIDAVGRQRGTGLGGGHDEREQTLNQMLVEMDGFEGNEGIIIIAATNRPDVLDPALLRPGRFDRQVVVGLPDVRGREQILKVHMRRVPLASDIDASIIARGTPGFSGADLANLVNEAALFAARYSKNVVSIAEFEKAKDKIMMGTERRSMVMTEAQKESTAYHEAGHAIIGRLVPDHDPVHKVTIIPRGRALGVTFFLPEGDIISASRQKLESQISTLYGGRLAEEIIYGSAKVSTGASNDIKVATTIARNMVTQWGFSDKLGPLLYIEEENEVFLGRSVGKGKHMSDETARIIDQEIRLIIERNYLRAHTLLVKNIDILHAMKDALMKYETIDAIQIDDLMSRKSSIRPPAGWDIKKLDNDYRNNINCQAMHTISS from the coding sequence TAATGGTCGTGAAATTACCGTAATAAAAAAAGATAGTCACCAGTATATTACTATTATACCTGTTAATGATCCTAAGCTACTAGATATTCTTTTGACTAAGAATGTCAAAATAGTTGGTGAACCACCAGAAGAACCTAGCTTACTAACTTCAATATTTATATCATGGTTCCCAATGCTATTACTCATTGGAGTCTGGGTGTTCTTTATGCGGCAAATACAGGGAGGTGGTAAAGGAGCAATTTCTTTCGGAAAAAGCAAAGCACGTATGCTAGCAGAAGATCAAGTTAAAACTACTTTTGATGATGTAGCTGGTTGTGATGAAGCAAAAGAAGAAGTTAGTGAACTAATAGATTATCTACGAGAACCCAGTCGTTTTCAAAAATTAGGTGGTAAAATACCTAAAGGCATATTAATGGTTGGTCCTCCTGGAACTGGTAAAACATTACTAGCTAAAGCTATTGCTGGAGAGGCAAAAGTGCCATTCTTTACAATATCTGGTTCAGATTTTGTTGAAATGTTTGTCGGTGTTGGAGCATCACGCGTACGTGATATGTTTGATCAAGCTAAAAAAACATCACCATGTATTATTTTTATTGATGAAATAGATGCTGTTGGTCGTCAACGGGGAACAGGACTAGGAGGTGGTCATGATGAACGTGAACAAACTTTAAACCAAATGTTAGTAGAAATGGATGGTTTTGAAGGTAATGAGGGAATTATTATTATCGCAGCTACTAACCGACCTGATGTATTAGATCCAGCATTATTGCGACCTGGTCGTTTTGATCGTCAAGTAGTAGTTGGTTTACCAGATGTACGTGGTAGAGAACAAATTCTTAAAGTACATATGCGTCGTGTTCCGCTTGCATCTGATATAGATGCTTCTATTATAGCACGTGGAACACCAGGTTTTTCTGGAGCTGATTTAGCTAACTTAGTAAACGAAGCTGCACTTTTTGCTGCTCGATATAGCAAGAATGTTGTCTCAATAGCGGAGTTTGAAAAGGCAAAAGATAAAATAATGATGGGTACTGAACGTAGATCTATGGTAATGACTGAAGCACAGAAAGAATCTACGGCATATCATGAAGCAGGTCATGCGATTATTGGTCGTTTAGTACCAGATCATGATCCCGTACATAAGGTTACTATTATTCCTCGTGGACGTGCTCTAGGTGTTACTTTCTTCCTGCCAGAAGGAGACATAATTAGTGCAAGTCGTCAAAAACTAGAAAGTCAAATTTCTACTTTATATGGAGGACGTTTAGCAGAAGAGATTATTTATGGTTCAGCTAAAGTTTCTACTGGAGCCTCTAATGATATTAAAGTTGCTACTACAATTGCTCGTAATATGGTTACTCAATGGGGTTTTTCAGATAAATTAGGTCCTTTATTATATATAGAAGAAGAAAATGAAGTTTTTCTAGGTCGTTCCGTCGGGAAAGGAAAACATATGTCCGATGAAACTGCCCGTATTATTGACCAAGAAATTAGATTAATTATTGAACGTAATTACCTACGTGCACATACATTACTTGTTAAAAATATAGATATACTACATGCAATGAAAGATGCACTTATGAAATATGAGACTATTGATGCTATTCAAATTGATGATCTAATGTCACGTAAATCTTCAATACGTCCACCAGCTGGTTGGGATATAAAGAAGTTAGATAATGACTATCGTAATAATATTAACTGTCAAGCTATGCATACTATATCTAGTTAA